The DNA region CACAAATTCCGGTTCTTGTCGGCGCTGACAGGGCAGAGGCGATAGGCATGGCCGTAAGAGATTTACGGATAAATGTTGCACTCCTTGATGATGGTTTTCAATTGAAAAATATCAAAAAGGATATGGATATACTTATTTTAAACGGCAGGGAAAGCGGAAACAAGTACGGGCTGTTTCCTCTTGGCCCTTACAGAGAACAGATTGAAAGAATAAAGGATGCTGACATAATTCTTGTCAATAAGGGCGATATTAACGGCGAAACCGGGCAATACAGTAAGGGGATCCCTGTTTTCCGGGCTCAATACAAACCGGTGCATCTTTACAGCATCAGGGCGAATTGTATTGCCCATTATAATTTTTTGAAGGGAAAAAATGTTCTTGCCTTCGCAGGTCTGGGTGATAACCGGTCTTTTTTTGACCTGCTTAAAACAATGGGGATTCATGTTTTGCATGAAATACCATATCCGGACCATTACACATATAAAAGAAGGGATATGAAGGAGATTCTGTCCTTTCAGGATGTGGATGCCTTTGTTACCACGGAAAAGGATGCGGTAAAAATTGCCCATATGGATATACCTGAAAACCTTTTCTATCTGGCAATAGAGATGGTGATCGAGCGCGAAGAGGAATTTATGGCAAGTATTATGAAGATAATTAAAGACAAGAAAGTGGTGTATAATTAACAGTCAATGCCAATTTGCATTCGAAGTGACACCGAGTCGGCAAGGACGAGGCACCGGAGGCGTACAACCAGTACGTCGAGGATGAAGAGGACGCCACCAACGAAGGTGCCACGATGAACGTTAATTGGAATAAGAATCAAAAAGGAGAAGTCATGTTAGAAAGAGTAAAGATATTTGATACCACATTGAGGGATGGGGAACAGTCTCCGGGAAACACTATGAATACACAGGAAAAACTCAGGGTAGCTAAACAGCTTGAGGCTCTGGGTGTTGATATTATCGAAGCGGGTTTTCCCATAGCTTCGGATGGTGATTTTGATGCAGTCAAACAGATTGCCAGTATCATCAAAAACAGCGAGGTAGCTGGCCTTGCACGGGCAAACAATGAAGACATTGATCGTGCCTGGGAAGCGATAAAGGACGCACAGATGCCCCGGATTCACACCTTTATCTCAACCTCAGACATCCATCTAAAGCATCAATTCAAAAAAACCAGGGATGAGATTTTAACAATTGCAGTAGATGCTGTAAAAAGGGCAAAACAATATACCGATAACGTTGAATTTTCTGCCATGGATGCAACGAGAAGTGACTGGGATTATCTGTGCCGTATAGTAGCCGAAGTCATCGATGCAGGGGCAATTACCGTTAATATCCCTGATACTGTTGGCTATGCAGTGCCTCAGGAATTCGGCAGGCTCATCCGTTATATTAAAGAGAATGTACCCAACATAGACCGGGCCGTCATCAGTGTGCACTGTCATAATGATCTCGGACTCGCCGTTGCAAATTCCATTGCGGCAATAGAAAACGGCGCCCGGCAGATAGAGTGCACAATCAACGGGATCGGCGAACGGGCAGGAAATGCGTCAATGGAAGAAATTGCCATGATCCTTCGCACCAGGAAAAATGTGTTTTCACTGGAAACACGGATTGTCACCGAAAAGATATACCCTGCAAGCAGGCTTATAACTTCCATCACCGGCGTTTCTGTTCAGCCGAATAAGGCAATAGTCGGTGCCAATGCCTTTGCTCATGAATCAGGCATCCACCAGGACGGCCTTCTGAAGGCAAAACTTACATATGAGATTATGACTCCCGAGTCAGTAGGCATATCAAAGAGCTCCCTTGTCCTCGGCAAGCACTCCGGCAGGCATGCTTTCCGGGAGAGGATTGAAGGACTTGGCTATACGTTGGACGACAAAGAACTCAACCTTACCTTTAAAAGATTCAAGACACTCTCAGACATGAAAAAATATGTCTATGATGAAGACATTGAAATGATTATCATGGATGAAATATATAAAATTCCTGAAAAATACAGACTTGTATATCTGAATGTAAGTTGCGGCAATACAACAATCCCAACGGCTACGGTGAAGCTTGAAATAGATGGTACCATTTACCAGGAAGTGGGTGTAGGAGACGGACCTGTTGATGCCACATACAAAATTATCAAAAAAATGGTAAAAACAAACAGTAAGCTTGCAAAATTCTCTGTCAATTCCATTACGAAAGACACAGATGCACAGGGAGATGTATTCGTGAAACTTGAAGAAAAAGGACTTATTGCCATCGGGAAAGGCGCGGATACGGATATTATTGTAGCAAGTGCAAAGGCATATATTAACGCACTGAACAGAATTGAATATATCAAATCAAAAAAAGCTGAGGTGAAGTAGCATGAGCATGACCATTACGGAAAAGATACTTGCATCACACGCAGGTAAGGCATTTGTTGAACCTGGAGAGATTATCGAGGCAAGGATTGACCTTGCTCTCGCAAACGATATAACAGCGCCATTATCGCTTGAAGAATTTGAAAAGGTAGGTGCTGCAAAGGTTTTTGATAATGATAAGGTGGTATTTGTTCTTGACCATTTTACACCGAACAAGGACATACTGTCTGCTGAAAACTGCAAGAAAATAAGGGAGTTTTCAATAAAGCACAACATCACTAATTTCTATGAGGGTGGACAATGCGGCGTTGAACATGCTCTGCTGCCCGAAGCAGGTCTTGTAATACCAGGCGATCTGGTGATAGGAGCGGACAGCCATACCTGCACATACGGGGCTCTTGGCGCCTTTGCAACAGGGATGGGCAGCACCGACATTACCTATGGTATGGTTACCGGCCATATCTGGCTAAAAATCCCTGAAAATATCAAATTCATCTGCCATGGAAAATGGCAGGAATGGGTTACTGGAAAAGACCTCATCCTCCATATCATAGGAAAGATCGGCGTAGACGGCGCTCTATATGCATCTATGGAGTTCGACGGTGAGGCAATTTCAGCCCTTTCCATGGATTCACGCTTTACAATCGCCAACATGGCCATTGAGGCCGGCGGGAAGAACGGGATATTCAAGGTAGATGACAAGACTCTTGAATATGTGAAGGGAAGAAGCAAAAGACCATACACGGTTTTTGAGAGCGATAAAGATGCTAAATACAAAGAGGTTTATGAGATTGATGCAGGCAGCATAGGCCTTAACGTTGCATGTCCATCATTGCCGTCCAATGTAAAAAACGTGGATGAACTGAAGGGTGTGCATGTCGATCAGGTAATCATCGGATCATGCACGAACGGGAGAATTGAAGATTTGGAGATGGCAGCCAAAATATTAAAAGGAAGGAAAACGGCAAGGCACACAAGGTGCATTGTCATACCTGCCACACCGAAGATTTATGCCGAAGCCTTAAGGCGCGGCCTTTTTGAAATCTTTCTTGATGCAGAATGCATCATATCGCCTCCTACATGCGGTCCCTGCCTTGGCGGACATATGGGTATACTCGCAAAGGGGGAAAGGGCAGTGGCAACTACAAACAGAAATTTTATCGGAAGGATGGGGCATCCTGAGAGCGAGGTTTATCTTGCAGGCCCTGCGGTAGCTGCTGCAAGCGCTATCAAAGGGGAGATTGCACATCCACGGGAGGTTTTATGATACTGAAAGGAAGAGTCTGGAAGTTTGGAGATAATATTGATACGGATATTATTATACCGGCACGATACCTTGCGCTAACTGATCCGAAGGCACTGGGAGAACACTGCATGGAACCTTTGGCGCCCTTGTTTCACAAAGAGGTGAAACCGGGTGATATTATTGTCGGCGGATTCAATTTCGGATGCGGCTCATCAAGGGAACATGCGCCTATTGCCATTTCCGCCCTCGGTATTTCCCTTGTTATTGCAAGGAGCTTTGCACGTATTTTTTACAGAAACGGATTCAACAAAGGGCTGGCGCTTCTGGAGGCAGATATAGCCGAAGATGTTGAAGACGGAGAGACAATAGAGGTCGATCTCTCTTCGGGAATCATCACCTGGAAGGACAAGCAGACCAAGGCAAAGCCGATCCCGCCTTTCATGGAAGAACTTATCAATGCAGGCGGATTAATAAACTATCTCAAAAAAAATCTGGAGGATAAACATGAAAGCATATAATGTAGCTGTTGTCGGAGCAACAGGCGCTGTTGGAAATGAAATGATCAAGACACTTGAGCAGAGAAAATTCCCGGTAAATAAACTGACGCTTCTTGCCTCAGCAAGGAGCATAGGAAAGACATTAACATTTAAAGGGGAAGAGATACCGGTTGATGAATTAACTGAGAATTCCTTTAAAGGCATTGATATCGGATTGTTTTCACCGGGAGGCGCAGTAAGCAAAAAGTTTGCACCTATTGCAGCAGCAGCCGGATGTGTTGTCATAGATAATACGGCCGCCTTCAGGATGGACCCCGATGTTCCCCTTGTTGTACCCGAGGTAAATGCACATGCAGTAAAGGATTATAAAAAAAAGGGAATTATCGCAAACCCGAACTGTTCAACAATTCAAATGGTTGTAGTGTTGAAACCGCTCCATGATGCGGCGAGGATAAAACGGGTTGTAGTCTCCACGTATCAGGCTGTTTCCGGTACAGGAAAAAAGGCAATCCATGAGCTTGAACAGCAGATACTTGCCATTTATGGTAACAAAGATATAGTGAACAAGGTTTATCCATATCAGATAGCCTTTAACTGTCTGCCTCATATCGACGTTTTTCTTGAAAACGGTTACACAAAAGAAGAGATGAAGATGGTAAATGAAACAAAGAAGATTATGGAAGATAATAGTATTCAGGTTACCGCAACCACTGTAAGGGTCCCTGTCTTCTACGGACATTCGGAATCCGTAAACATTGAATTTGAAAGACCTATAAGCCCTGATGAGGCGCGGAAGATACTGAAAAAAGCTCCCGGCGTAAAGGTGGTGGATGATCCTTCCAAAAATAAATACCCCCTTGCAATACACGCTGCAGGCAAGGACGAGACATTTGTAGGAAGGATACGCATCGATGAGTCTATACCCCATGGATTGAATATGTGGATTGTTGCGGACAATATCAGGAAGGGCGCTGCGCTCAATGCGGTACAGATTGCAGAGGTGTTGATAGGCAAGCATCTGTAAGGTGAATAGTGGAATGCAGGGAACGGTCGCAACCGTTCCGTATTGAAATAGTAAAAAGAGACAAATGATGAGTAAAGGACAGGATAAAACAGTTTTATCAGATAAAAAAACAGCATCTTTGCTGAATTTCTGCGACCTGATGTGCATATATGCTCAGACACCGCAGGAGACGGCAGTAGACGGTGCAGGAAGCTGCAGAACCTTTGTTGCGATGTACTGTGATATTAAAAAATCCCTGGTTCATAAGAACATGCCCTGCATGCAGAAGGTCATGCGGGGACAGGACAATGGGAACCAAAAAAAGACCAGGAAAAAGCCAAGTGAATAAGGAGGATTTATAATGAAAAAGGTATTCATGTATATTGCTGTTATATTTTTTGTTTTCAGTTTATCCGGCTGCGGCTACAACACTATGCAGGCTAATGAAGAGGCAGTGAAGGCTGCATGGGGAGATGTTGAAGCATCATACCAGAGAAGAAGCGACCTGATTCCGAATCTCGTTGAAGTTGTCAAGGCCTATGCAAAGTATGAGAAGGAAACACTTCAGGCAGTTACAGAGGCAAGAGCAAAGGTCGGCAGCATACAGGTTTCAAAAGACATGGTCGGCGATCCTAAAACCATGGCCCAATTCCAGGCTGCACAGGGGGCTATGAGCAGTGCACTGTCAAGGCTTATGGTGGTTGTTGAGAAATATCCGGACCTGAAGGCAAATCAGAATTTCATGGATCTCCAGCACCAGCTTGAAGGCACAGAAAACAGGATAAATGTGGCCAGGGTTAGGTATAATAAAAGTGTGCAGACATTTAATACGTCCATACGGATATTCCCGAATAGCCTTACAAACAGCATGCTGCTCCATCTGACGCCTAAGGAAGCTTTTAAAGCTGAGGCAGGAGCGGAAAAAGCGCCGACGGTGAAGTTTTAAAGGCAGTGAATAGTAGATAGTGAATGGTGAACGGTGAAAAGAACCGAAATGATTAGGAAGTTCCTTTTTAAAATACTATTATTTTTTTTGTTTCTTACTATTCACTATTCACTGTTCACTGTTCCCTGTTTTGCTCTTGATGTCCCACCTCTTAAAGGCTATGTAAACGATTATGCAAATATGATCTCTCCTTCCGCACGCACTCAGATAGAGGATGAACTGAAGGCCTTTGAGCAGTCCGATTCAACGCAGGTCGTCATTATTACAATTCCATCTCTTCAGGGGGAGGTACTGGAAGAATTTTCCATTAAAGTCGGCGAAACATGGAAGATCGGTCAAAAAGGCAAGGACAATGGTATTATTTTTCTTGTTTCGAATCAGGACAGGAAGATCCGGATTGAGGTAGGTCGGGGTCTGGAGGGCAGTCTTACCGACCTGACGGCAGGAAGAATTATCGACCTGGTAATAAAACCGAGATTCAAAAGGGGCGATTATGATGGAGGATTTACTGCCGGTGTACATGCTCTCATCGATGCAACACGGGGAGAGTTTAAAGCAGAGGCCAGAACGTCTTCTGCAAGGAAAAAGGGTATTTCCCCTTACTTCACAATTATCTTTTTTGCGGGTGTTGTCCTGCTTTTTCTCGGCAGGATATCAAAGGTGCTGGGGGGTGCAGCCGGAGCTCTTGGATTGCCTGCTGTTCTGTATCTGTTTTTCGGCGCCCCATTGATACTAATTGTGATTTTTGGCATATTGGGTTTAGTAATGGGTATACTTTTACCTCTTTTATTTTCTGCCGGAGGGTTCGGCGGCGGCCCGTGGTTCGGCGGAGGGGGATGGGGAAGCGGTAGCGGAGGAGGAGACAGCGATTTCGGGGGCGGTTTTGACGGAGGCGGCGGCGACTTCGGAGGCGGCGGCGGTTCAGGAGACTGGTAATTTTTAGCAGTTTAGGATTCAGGATTACGATTGTGGATTTTAATGAATAGAATTTCGGCAAAAAAGGTAGTTGAGGAGATTGGAGTTTAAATGCCTATGGGAATTAAACACCACATAAAGTCGGAAAAGTTTTTTTCTAAAGAAGAGAGAGAGCTTATTAAAAAGGCAACCGTTAATGTCGAGTCCCGTACAATCGGCGAGATAGCCGTCATGGTTGTTGACCACAGCGGTTTATACAGGGAAGCGGAAATCATCGGCAGTGTACTTTCATGCAGTTTAATCTCTTTCATCGTAACAGAGATACTCTTTCATATGTCAGAGACAATAGCAGAATTCTTCTTCCATTCTACTATGTGGCTTTTCATCCCTCTGGCTGTAATACTTTTTTTTCCCATCAGGGCTTTATTTAAAAAAATACCCTCTCTGAAATTT from Pseudomonadota bacterium includes:
- the lpxK gene encoding tetraacyldisaccharide 4'-kinase — encoded protein: MRNLILKIWRGEAEYLKRFLYPLLFLLSRVYKLCLKLRETLYNKGMIKMKEVSIPVVSIGNITLGGTGKTPVVERLSIKLKEAGLNPGIATRGYKRERGGTFRVDVKNDTAKEVGDEAFMLAKKTQIPVLVGADRAEAIGMAVRDLRINVALLDDGFQLKNIKKDMDILILNGRESGNKYGLFPLGPYREQIERIKDADIILVNKGDINGETGQYSKGIPVFRAQYKPVHLYSIRANCIAHYNFLKGKNVLAFAGLGDNRSFFDLLKTMGIHVLHEIPYPDHYTYKRRDMKEILSFQDVDAFVTTEKDAVKIAHMDIPENLFYLAIEMVIEREEEFMASIMKIIKDKKVVYN
- a CDS encoding 2-isopropylmalate synthase; its protein translation is MLERVKIFDTTLRDGEQSPGNTMNTQEKLRVAKQLEALGVDIIEAGFPIASDGDFDAVKQIASIIKNSEVAGLARANNEDIDRAWEAIKDAQMPRIHTFISTSDIHLKHQFKKTRDEILTIAVDAVKRAKQYTDNVEFSAMDATRSDWDYLCRIVAEVIDAGAITVNIPDTVGYAVPQEFGRLIRYIKENVPNIDRAVISVHCHNDLGLAVANSIAAIENGARQIECTINGIGERAGNASMEEIAMILRTRKNVFSLETRIVTEKIYPASRLITSITGVSVQPNKAIVGANAFAHESGIHQDGLLKAKLTYEIMTPESVGISKSSLVLGKHSGRHAFRERIEGLGYTLDDKELNLTFKRFKTLSDMKKYVYDEDIEMIIMDEIYKIPEKYRLVYLNVSCGNTTIPTATVKLEIDGTIYQEVGVGDGPVDATYKIIKKMVKTNSKLAKFSVNSITKDTDAQGDVFVKLEEKGLIAIGKGADTDIIVASAKAYINALNRIEYIKSKKAEVK
- the leuC gene encoding 3-isopropylmalate dehydratase large subunit, which codes for MSMTITEKILASHAGKAFVEPGEIIEARIDLALANDITAPLSLEEFEKVGAAKVFDNDKVVFVLDHFTPNKDILSAENCKKIREFSIKHNITNFYEGGQCGVEHALLPEAGLVIPGDLVIGADSHTCTYGALGAFATGMGSTDITYGMVTGHIWLKIPENIKFICHGKWQEWVTGKDLILHIIGKIGVDGALYASMEFDGEAISALSMDSRFTIANMAIEAGGKNGIFKVDDKTLEYVKGRSKRPYTVFESDKDAKYKEVYEIDAGSIGLNVACPSLPSNVKNVDELKGVHVDQVIIGSCTNGRIEDLEMAAKILKGRKTARHTRCIVIPATPKIYAEALRRGLFEIFLDAECIISPPTCGPCLGGHMGILAKGERAVATTNRNFIGRMGHPESEVYLAGPAVAAASAIKGEIAHPREVL
- a CDS encoding 3-isopropylmalate dehydratase small subunit, which encodes MILKGRVWKFGDNIDTDIIIPARYLALTDPKALGEHCMEPLAPLFHKEVKPGDIIVGGFNFGCGSSREHAPIAISALGISLVIARSFARIFYRNGFNKGLALLEADIAEDVEDGETIEVDLSSGIITWKDKQTKAKPIPPFMEELINAGGLINYLKKNLEDKHESI
- a CDS encoding aspartate-semialdehyde dehydrogenase, encoding MKAYNVAVVGATGAVGNEMIKTLEQRKFPVNKLTLLASARSIGKTLTFKGEEIPVDELTENSFKGIDIGLFSPGGAVSKKFAPIAAAAGCVVIDNTAAFRMDPDVPLVVPEVNAHAVKDYKKKGIIANPNCSTIQMVVVLKPLHDAARIKRVVVSTYQAVSGTGKKAIHELEQQILAIYGNKDIVNKVYPYQIAFNCLPHIDVFLENGYTKEEMKMVNETKKIMEDNSIQVTATTVRVPVFYGHSESVNIEFERPISPDEARKILKKAPGVKVVDDPSKNKYPLAIHAAGKDETFVGRIRIDESIPHGLNMWIVADNIRKGAALNAVQIAEVLIGKHL
- a CDS encoding LemA family protein, whose product is MKKVFMYIAVIFFVFSLSGCGYNTMQANEEAVKAAWGDVEASYQRRSDLIPNLVEVVKAYAKYEKETLQAVTEARAKVGSIQVSKDMVGDPKTMAQFQAAQGAMSSALSRLMVVVEKYPDLKANQNFMDLQHQLEGTENRINVARVRYNKSVQTFNTSIRIFPNSLTNSMLLHLTPKEAFKAEAGAEKAPTVKF
- a CDS encoding TPM domain-containing protein; the encoded protein is MKRTEMIRKFLFKILLFFLFLTIHYSLFTVPCFALDVPPLKGYVNDYANMISPSARTQIEDELKAFEQSDSTQVVIITIPSLQGEVLEEFSIKVGETWKIGQKGKDNGIIFLVSNQDRKIRIEVGRGLEGSLTDLTAGRIIDLVIKPRFKRGDYDGGFTAGVHALIDATRGEFKAEARTSSARKKGISPYFTIIFFAGVVLLFLGRISKVLGGAAGALGLPAVLYLFFGAPLILIVIFGILGLVMGILLPLLFSAGGFGGGPWFGGGGWGSGSGGGDSDFGGGFDGGGGDFGGGGGSGDW